From a region of the Fischerella sp. JS2 genome:
- a CDS encoding nitrate ABC transporter ATP-binding protein, with the protein MSSFVEIRGIEKEFKLSDGSKNLVLKNIDLNIRPGEFVSLIGHSGCGKSTLLNIVAGLDKPTQGYVQVDGQLVRRPGSDRMMVFQNYSLLPWLTAWDNVALAVNKVMHHKSKKERYQLIAHTLEMVGLKDAIHKKPTQLSGGMKQRVALARALAIKPKLLLLDEPFGALDALTRGNLQVELMHICNTNNITAMMVTHDVDEALLLSNHVVMLKSGPGATIEQTLKVPFPYPRLSTEIMDSSKYHLLRHDLMQFLHKQQQVKYIENQIENILPDPV; encoded by the coding sequence ATGTCTAGTTTTGTTGAAATTAGAGGGATAGAAAAGGAATTTAAACTATCCGACGGTAGCAAAAATCTTGTCCTCAAAAACATAGATTTGAATATCAGACCAGGAGAATTTGTTTCCTTGATTGGTCATTCAGGTTGTGGCAAGTCTACTTTACTCAATATTGTGGCTGGATTGGATAAACCAACCCAAGGTTATGTACAAGTTGATGGTCAACTTGTACGTAGGCCTGGTTCAGATCGCATGATGGTGTTTCAGAACTATTCCCTCTTACCTTGGTTAACCGCTTGGGATAATGTTGCCTTAGCTGTTAATAAAGTAATGCATCACAAATCCAAGAAAGAACGCTATCAGTTGATTGCCCATACCTTGGAAATGGTAGGGCTGAAAGATGCCATTCACAAGAAACCAACACAACTTTCTGGGGGTATGAAACAACGAGTAGCACTGGCGCGTGCCTTAGCTATTAAGCCTAAGCTACTATTGTTGGATGAACCGTTTGGAGCTTTGGATGCACTAACCCGTGGTAATTTGCAAGTTGAGTTGATGCATATATGTAATACAAATAATATTACTGCTATGATGGTTACTCATGATGTAGATGAAGCATTATTGCTTTCTAATCATGTAGTGATGTTGAAAAGCGGCCCTGGTGCGACAATCGAGCAAACTTTAAAAGTACCATTTCCGTATCCTCGACTTTCAACAGAGATTATGGATAGCAGTAAATATCATTTGCTGCGCCATGATCTGATGCAATTCCTGCATAAACAGCAGCAAGTCAAGTATATAGAAAACCAAATTGAAAACATTTTGCCAGACCCAGTTTAG
- a CDS encoding DUF1702 family protein, translated as MTQDIILSETKKLRGVPPLPAEAAQRLGSIHSAYSLGYQVATTTEELEAIIPKLNSVSAELLGFALEGVGTGLAQQDVFTPTVCNRVEAFVKGPGAAYENFVYVGLGLILGNKKLPIEPYLKSLSLIRSWLVLDGYGFQHGFTHWQDYLQGQPIPEVLTGYASQVFDQGMGRSIWFINGTDVTLISQTISAFPPERQVNLWGGLGFACAYAGGVDQSTLEALRVAAGSYDTILTQAAAIATKSRQLLGNPSRYTQLACQVFCGTGTETADETINKMLKSLSINATTNGTTLNRESWQPYRIHLIRQKKIALLT; from the coding sequence GTGACACAAGATATTATATTATCCGAAACCAAAAAACTACGTGGAGTTCCCCCCCTGCCTGCTGAGGCAGCCCAGCGTCTTGGAAGTATACATAGTGCTTACAGTCTGGGCTACCAAGTAGCAACTACTACTGAAGAACTAGAGGCGATTATTCCTAAACTAAATTCAGTTTCAGCCGAATTGCTCGGATTTGCCTTAGAGGGTGTAGGTACTGGTTTAGCCCAGCAGGATGTATTTACACCTACTGTTTGCAATCGAGTAGAGGCCTTTGTCAAAGGTCCTGGGGCAGCTTATGAGAACTTTGTGTATGTGGGGTTAGGTTTGATACTGGGCAACAAAAAGTTGCCTATCGAACCATATTTAAAATCTCTTAGCCTGATCAGGAGTTGGTTAGTACTCGATGGCTATGGCTTTCAGCATGGTTTTACCCATTGGCAAGATTATCTTCAAGGTCAACCAATACCTGAAGTACTTACTGGTTATGCTTCTCAAGTTTTTGATCAAGGTATGGGGCGCAGCATTTGGTTTATTAACGGTACTGATGTAACTTTGATTTCACAGACTATCAGTGCTTTCCCGCCAGAAAGACAAGTAAATTTATGGGGGGGACTTGGTTTCGCTTGTGCCTACGCTGGTGGTGTAGACCAATCAACCCTAGAAGCCTTGAGAGTGGCAGCAGGATCTTATGATACGATTTTGACTCAAGCAGCAGCTATAGCTACCAAGTCACGTCAATTGCTTGGAAATCCATCTAGATATACACAACTGGCTTGTCAGGTTTTCTGCGGTACGGGTACTGAGACAGCAGATGAGACTATAAATAAGATGTTAAAAAGTCTCTCCATCAATGCAACTACAAATGGAACTACATTAAATCGAGAAAGCTGGCAACCCTACCGCATACATCTTATACGTCAGAAAAAAATTGCTTTACTCACTTAA
- the cysE gene encoding serine O-acetyltransferase yields MLNTLKTDFQIIFERDPAACNWLEVLFCYPGLHALFCYRVAHWLYCLKMCFIARLISHLSRLLTGIEIHPGAKIGKYVFIDHGMGVVIGETAIVGDYALIYQGVTLGGTGKEIGKRHPTLGQHTVIGAGVKILGNIQIGDHVRIGAGSVVLQNIPSNCTVVGVPGRIVRFKGEAIGLLDHAKLPDLEANRIQLLVNRIQILEQDIEHLKALLSQDKHYSMMNELSETLASRVYNAR; encoded by the coding sequence CTGCTAAACACTCTAAAAACTGACTTTCAAATTATTTTTGAGCGAGATCCAGCTGCATGTAATTGGTTAGAAGTGCTGTTTTGCTATCCTGGTTTGCATGCACTATTTTGTTATCGTGTCGCGCACTGGTTGTATTGCTTAAAGATGTGTTTTATTGCTCGCTTGATTTCTCACCTAAGTCGGTTATTGACCGGAATTGAGATTCACCCAGGAGCAAAAATTGGCAAGTATGTTTTCATTGACCACGGCATGGGAGTTGTAATTGGAGAAACTGCGATTGTAGGAGACTATGCCTTAATTTATCAAGGAGTTACCCTTGGTGGTACTGGTAAAGAAATAGGTAAACGCCATCCAACCTTAGGACAGCATACTGTAATAGGTGCAGGAGTAAAGATTTTGGGAAATATCCAGATTGGAGATCACGTTCGCATAGGTGCAGGTTCTGTTGTTTTGCAAAATATTCCTTCTAATTGCACAGTAGTGGGGGTTCCGGGGCGAATAGTCCGTTTTAAAGGAGAAGCAATCGGTTTGCTTGACCATGCAAAGTTGCCAGATCTAGAAGCAAACAGAATTCAGTTGTTAGTTAACAGGATTCAAATTCTGGAGCAAGACATAGAACACCTGAAAGCGTTGTTAAGCCAAGACAAGCACTATTCCATGATGAATGAATTGTCAGAAACGCTCGCAAGCAGAGTTTACAACGCAAGATAA
- a CDS encoding CmpA/NrtA family ABC transporter substrate-binding protein: MTKFSRRKFLLTTSAAALLTQTISHRASPGSTFNQLSSGVYAGYSDTPEITKGTLGFIPVTSSCPLIIAKAKGFFTKYGMPDVQVLKQPSWAVMRDKLMLGSSDGGLDGAHLLFPMAYLIATGEISYGRKTPMYILARLNVNGQGISLANTYKHLNLGLDGFALKSVLAQKALHGEISRFAIPYRRVTGDFFMRWWLAYAGIDPERDASLIVVPPPQMVANMRGGTMEGFCVVDPWHHRLIKKRLGYSAVTSGELWNNHPEKALAMRGDWVDKHPKAAKALLAAVLEAQMWCDKAENKEEMFEILSQRQWIGIIGDLLRDRLLGKFDYGNGRVVENSPHAIKFWRENASYPYKSHDLWFFIEDMRWGYRSPEFETKPLIEAVNREDLWREAAKFIGQEKAIPPSTSRGVEKFFNGLEFDPENPQLYLNAPTIRKV; the protein is encoded by the coding sequence GTGACAAAGTTTTCCAGACGCAAATTTTTACTAACAACAAGTGCAGCAGCCCTGCTGACTCAAACCATAAGCCATCGTGCCTCCCCTGGCTCCACTTTCAACCAGTTGAGTTCAGGTGTATATGCTGGTTATAGTGATACTCCTGAGATCACAAAAGGTACTCTGGGCTTTATCCCTGTAACTAGTAGTTGTCCTTTAATCATTGCTAAAGCTAAAGGCTTTTTTACTAAGTATGGTATGCCTGATGTCCAGGTTCTCAAGCAGCCTTCTTGGGCTGTGATGCGTGACAAACTGATGTTAGGTTCAAGTGATGGTGGTTTGGATGGCGCTCATTTGCTCTTTCCTATGGCATATCTGATTGCTACAGGAGAGATTAGCTATGGTCGTAAAACTCCTATGTACATATTGGCTCGGCTGAATGTCAATGGACAGGGGATTTCACTTGCCAATACCTATAAACATTTAAACCTGGGCTTAGACGGCTTTGCGCTCAAATCAGTTTTAGCTCAGAAGGCTTTACATGGAGAAATTTCCCGCTTTGCTATTCCCTATCGACGGGTAACAGGGGATTTTTTCATGCGCTGGTGGCTAGCTTACGCTGGTATCGACCCAGAACGAGATGCATCCCTGATTGTAGTACCACCACCGCAAATGGTAGCAAATATGCGAGGTGGTACGATGGAAGGCTTTTGCGTGGTCGATCCGTGGCATCATCGTTTAATCAAAAAGAGGCTTGGATACTCAGCTGTAACTAGTGGCGAGTTGTGGAACAATCACCCGGAAAAAGCACTTGCAATGCGTGGTGATTGGGTAGATAAGCATCCCAAAGCAGCTAAAGCACTTCTAGCAGCAGTCTTGGAAGCTCAAATGTGGTGTGACAAGGCAGAAAATAAGGAGGAAATGTTTGAGATTTTGTCACAACGACAGTGGATCGGAATCATCGGTGATTTACTGCGCGATCGCTTGTTAGGCAAGTTTGATTATGGAAATGGGCGTGTTGTAGAAAATAGTCCTCATGCTATTAAATTCTGGCGTGAAAATGCTTCTTATCCTTACAAAAGTCATGATTTGTGGTTTTTCATTGAAGATATGCGCTGGGGGTATCGCTCACCAGAATTTGAAACCAAACCTTTAATTGAGGCTGTAAATCGCGAAGATTTATGGCGAGAAGCAGCAAAATTCATTGGTCAAGAAAAGGCAATTCCACCCAGTACATCACGAGGCGTAGAGAAATTTTTTAATGGTTTGGAATTTGATCCTGAAAATCCTCAACTCTATTTAAATGCTCCTACAATCAGAAAAGTTTAA
- the ntrB gene encoding nitrate ABC transporter permease encodes MLINTQNLISHNQVKSIIAPAFGIAVMLIVWHLLSLNPETSLPCPFQVITNTWGLIIDPFFNKGGNNKGFFWLILASLERVIFGYSLAAIVGISVGFIISLNKFIKEAIDPIIQLLRPVAPLAWLPLAQAIFLKPDPSAIFVIFITAIWPIILNTALGVQLIPKDYSNVSKILGLTVFENFFKILLPATLPYIFTGLRIALGLSWLAVVAAEMLLAYDGIGFFIIDAYNNSNISELILAIIYLGTVGLLLDKIMAYLSFKLTPQE; translated from the coding sequence ATGTTGATAAACACTCAAAACTTAATTTCCCACAATCAAGTTAAGTCAATTATTGCACCTGCTTTTGGTATAGCAGTCATGTTGATTGTATGGCATTTACTGAGTTTAAATCCTGAAACATCACTACCTTGTCCATTTCAAGTTATAACTAATACTTGGGGTTTAATTATCGATCCCTTTTTTAACAAAGGAGGCAATAACAAAGGTTTTTTTTGGCTGATTCTTGCTAGTCTGGAACGAGTTATTTTTGGCTATTCTCTAGCAGCAATTGTAGGCATTTCTGTTGGTTTTATCATCAGTTTGAACAAGTTCATTAAAGAAGCGATCGACCCCATCATTCAACTGTTGCGTCCGGTCGCACCTCTAGCTTGGCTACCTCTTGCTCAAGCTATCTTTCTGAAACCAGATCCTTCAGCAATCTTTGTAATTTTTATTACGGCAATTTGGCCAATTATCCTCAATACTGCCTTGGGTGTACAGCTCATTCCTAAAGATTACAGTAATGTCTCCAAAATTTTAGGACTCACAGTTTTTGAGAATTTTTTCAAAATTCTATTACCTGCCACACTTCCCTACATTTTTACAGGATTAAGGATTGCGCTTGGTTTGTCTTGGTTAGCTGTTGTTGCAGCTGAGATGCTGCTGGCTTACGACGGAATAGGCTTTTTCATCATAGATGCTTACAATAACTCAAACATTAGTGAACTCATCTTGGCAATTATTTATTTAGGTACAGTTGGTCTACTTCTAGACAAGATCATGGCTTATCTATCCTTCAAATTAACTCCACAAGAGTAA
- the acpP gene encoding acyl carrier protein, protein MENSVIPITDEADTTITKDISQYLQDSLEILMQLSNHEIDGSKICNHWLKDREYHLLNDEEVEQYQRILIILKDIGSLMDDVKATIQCNRSKNQEIFEKVSAILVAKLKLEPDQVTPTVNFINDLKTDSLDTLELVIALEDAFKIKISNEVSGKLLTVQQIVDYICQKHEVSIET, encoded by the coding sequence ATGGAAAATTCTGTAATACCAATCACTGACGAAGCAGATACCACAATTACCAAAGACATAAGCCAATACTTACAGGATTCGCTAGAAATACTGATGCAGCTTTCAAATCACGAAATTGATGGTTCTAAAATTTGTAATCACTGGCTTAAAGATCGAGAATACCATCTTCTCAATGATGAGGAAGTTGAGCAATATCAGCGAATCTTGATAATATTGAAAGACATTGGAAGCCTTATGGACGATGTGAAAGCAACAATTCAGTGTAACAGATCGAAAAACCAAGAAATTTTTGAAAAAGTAAGTGCTATTCTTGTAGCTAAACTAAAACTTGAGCCAGATCAAGTAACTCCAACAGTAAATTTTATCAATGACTTGAAAACTGATTCTTTAGATACATTAGAATTAGTCATAGCTTTAGAAGATGCTTTCAAGATTAAAATTTCCAATGAAGTTTCTGGAAAACTTTTAACGGTGCAACAAATCGTTGATTACATTTGCCAGAAACATGAAGTATCTATCGAGACTTAA
- a CDS encoding DUF302 domain-containing protein: MEAVDVNIQVEGVQTVNYTVTRIIVSSEKPFQEVIDAIESIVGDGKYSVFEELVAAKAPFEQVESVVESMLGQSGFMKLAMFNTGGLLSLMGKAKNVKLYLLGNPLIANQMIEQNPVVGLYVPPRLLVYDDYEGKTHITYDKLSSILSQFDNEFILKVSQRLDQRFQEIAVTIA, from the coding sequence ATGGAAGCTGTTGATGTGAACATTCAAGTTGAGGGCGTGCAAACCGTTAATTATACGGTCACACGTATAATTGTATCCTCAGAAAAGCCATTTCAAGAAGTAATCGATGCGATCGAGTCTATAGTTGGCGACGGTAAATACAGCGTCTTTGAAGAACTTGTTGCTGCTAAAGCTCCTTTTGAGCAGGTCGAAAGTGTAGTCGAATCAATGTTGGGTCAAAGCGGTTTTATGAAACTTGCCATGTTCAATACGGGTGGACTTTTGTCCCTCATGGGTAAGGCTAAGAATGTCAAACTCTATTTGCTTGGCAACCCACTAATCGCAAACCAAATGATCGAACAAAATCCTGTGGTTGGTCTTTACGTTCCTCCAAGATTGCTTGTGTACGACGATTATGAAGGTAAGACTCATATTACCTATGATAAACTATCGTCGATATTATCTCAATTCGACAACGAATTTATCTTGAAAGTATCGCAAAGGCTCGATCAACGCTTCCAAGAAATAGCTGTAACTATTGCTTGA
- a CDS encoding NAD(P)/FAD-dependent oxidoreductase — translation MNTIEQQLEYDVVIMGAGYAGVCQARHLLLKIPNIRLAIIDPRSQDSSEVNHRPGESTLEAASMFLFSELGLHDYLLEQHTHKAGLNWHWPKDVDKTESLDDYYNIWVNRQLTIPSFHLNRLKFDQDVLEMNKQMGAHFYNGRVVDVDLTPEDELNTVKVKLHDNYIQLKAKHLIDAAGRKFIIGRKTDNLLLHPKELPINIKPSSGWVLVKNVDRTIFDNSVYSTESLESRYYATNHWMGKGHWLWMIPLNTETKELSVGIIHHPDVIPSELVNTKEKFYAFLKANHNLVYKLLQSGEHVEFNYWPRIAHTSKKMFSRDNWYVIGDAASNFDALYSTGTTMSCIAIESVTEIICAKLGNEKDAETRRDAYNHFNLAVARFMNLAVSNQEKQVGNASIMSWRLYGNYMVWFNTLLPIYVGKWHLDLLFSRLALIFFKINSSFWVDTLQQLNDLAERRTNIGFMDQLRADQLVGGYHPDKFFDNFLENAKLEPGKLNVFAGLRAYCFYIVIWFIMLQWKGFGLIGLLRPRNIFQIVRLLLTGLVMLIAELIHKLKLSNQPSNSIVAKTREEFKNYQYQSKLKNWVGTSEI, via the coding sequence ATGAATACAATTGAACAACAACTTGAATATGATGTCGTGATTATGGGAGCAGGATATGCGGGTGTTTGTCAAGCTCGTCATTTATTGCTCAAAATCCCTAATATCCGACTTGCTATTATTGATCCCCGTTCTCAAGATTCATCTGAAGTAAACCACAGACCAGGTGAATCAACCTTGGAAGCGGCGTCTATGTTTCTCTTTAGCGAGTTAGGTCTCCATGATTATCTACTGGAACAGCATACCCATAAAGCAGGTCTTAACTGGCATTGGCCAAAAGATGTAGACAAAACAGAATCATTGGATGACTATTACAACATCTGGGTTAACCGACAACTAACAATTCCATCTTTTCATTTGAATCGCTTGAAGTTTGATCAAGATGTGCTGGAAATGAACAAGCAGATGGGAGCGCATTTCTATAATGGTCGTGTTGTTGATGTAGACTTAACTCCAGAAGATGAACTCAATACTGTTAAGGTTAAGCTCCACGATAATTATATACAGTTAAAAGCAAAACACTTAATTGATGCAGCAGGTCGCAAGTTTATCATTGGGCGTAAAACTGATAACCTCTTATTGCATCCGAAAGAGCTACCTATTAATATTAAACCAAGTTCGGGATGGGTGTTAGTCAAGAATGTAGACCGTACTATTTTTGACAACAGTGTATATTCCACAGAGAGTTTGGAAAGTCGTTACTATGCTACCAATCATTGGATGGGCAAAGGTCACTGGTTATGGATGATTCCCCTGAATACTGAAACAAAAGAGTTATCGGTTGGAATAATTCATCATCCAGACGTGATTCCATCTGAATTGGTTAACACCAAAGAAAAGTTTTATGCTTTCCTAAAAGCCAACCATAATCTAGTTTACAAACTCCTCCAGAGTGGTGAACACGTTGAGTTTAATTACTGGCCGAGAATCGCTCATACAAGTAAAAAGATGTTTTCTCGTGACAATTGGTATGTCATAGGAGATGCAGCTAGCAACTTTGACGCGCTCTACAGTACTGGAACAACAATGTCTTGTATAGCGATCGAGTCTGTAACTGAGATTATTTGTGCCAAGCTGGGAAATGAAAAAGATGCGGAAACCAGACGGGATGCTTACAATCACTTTAATCTTGCCGTTGCTCGCTTTATGAACCTTGCTGTTAGTAATCAGGAAAAGCAAGTTGGTAACGCCAGTATCATGAGTTGGCGACTTTATGGGAACTATATGGTGTGGTTTAACACATTACTACCAATATACGTTGGTAAATGGCACTTAGACTTATTGTTTTCTCGTCTAGCTCTGATATTTTTCAAAATTAATAGTAGTTTTTGGGTAGATACGCTCCAACAGCTGAATGATTTGGCTGAACGCAGGACAAACATTGGATTTATGGATCAGCTACGAGCTGATCAGTTAGTCGGGGGTTATCATCCAGATAAATTCTTTGATAACTTTCTGGAGAATGCAAAATTAGAGCCTGGAAAACTTAATGTTTTTGCCGGACTCAGAGCCTACTGCTTCTATATAGTAATTTGGTTTATTATGTTGCAATGGAAAGGGTTTGGTCTTATAGGCCTGCTCAGACCCCGCAACATTTTCCAGATTGTGCGTCTACTGTTGACAGGGTTAGTAATGTTGATCGCCGAATTAATACACAAACTGAAATTAAGTAATCAGCCCTCAAATAGTATCGTTGCTAAGACACGGGAAGAGTTCAAGAATTATCAGTATCAATCAAAGCTAAAGAATTGGGTTGGTACTAGTGAAATTTAG
- a CDS encoding DUF1702 family protein: MTQTEQILEKTQMDKMDPWLASLLKAREVRGIQAFDSAKKKRFVKVRRTLLGINELVASGEQPETILAKLKAIEPELLGFALEGVGMALAKQDIITPGKLNRVEAFVTGTSVAYQIMVFLGVGVLLATEQLPLDPFITSYLEPFNPLRVWAIADGYGFQCGMLHWQDYLYGQPRPEYFCGYIGRIFDQGLGRSIWVIDVGDVTHIQETIATFSPSRQPDLWCGIGYACSSIGGVQRETLEALGTAAGAYLPALAQGASCAAKFRRILGIPAAHVELANAILSDLVANVTDTTDLIPEKLPNIGSTPVESLWQNYRAYLICN, encoded by the coding sequence ATGACGCAGACGGAACAGATATTAGAGAAAACTCAAATGGATAAAATGGATCCTTGGCTTGCTTCATTATTGAAAGCAAGAGAAGTACGTGGAATTCAAGCATTTGATTCTGCAAAAAAGAAACGATTTGTCAAGGTACGGCGGACTCTGCTGGGAATCAACGAGCTAGTTGCTAGTGGTGAACAACCAGAAACAATTTTAGCTAAACTGAAGGCAATAGAACCTGAGTTACTTGGATTTGCGCTAGAAGGAGTAGGGATGGCGCTCGCCAAGCAAGATATTATTACACCTGGTAAATTAAACCGAGTAGAGGCTTTTGTCACAGGCACGAGTGTAGCTTACCAAATTATGGTTTTCTTAGGGGTGGGTGTGCTGCTAGCAACGGAGCAACTGCCACTCGATCCATTCATCACATCCTATTTAGAGCCATTTAACCCTTTACGGGTTTGGGCGATCGCTGATGGCTATGGCTTTCAATGTGGTATGCTTCACTGGCAAGACTATCTCTATGGTCAACCAAGACCTGAATACTTCTGTGGTTATATTGGTCGCATTTTTGATCAGGGATTAGGCCGTAGTATTTGGGTGATAGATGTTGGTGATGTCACTCATATTCAAGAAACGATTGCAACTTTCTCTCCTAGCAGACAGCCTGATCTGTGGTGTGGTATTGGCTATGCATGTAGTTCTATTGGTGGTGTGCAACGTGAAACTTTAGAAGCTTTAGGAACCGCAGCCGGAGCTTATCTTCCAGCGTTAGCACAAGGAGCGTCCTGTGCTGCTAAGTTCCGTAGAATACTAGGCATACCAGCAGCCCACGTAGAATTGGCTAATGCGATTCTATCTGATCTAGTTGCTAATGTCACAGATACTACAGACTTGATTCCAGAAAAGCTACCGAATATTGGATCGACACCTGTTGAGTCTCTATGGCAGAACTATCGAGCTTATCTTATCTGTAACTAA
- the nrtS gene encoding nitrate/nitrite transporter NrtS: MKHRNIIGGYLSSLFDRQLMPTAFKVALFIGSLLFTINHGWALLTGQMRSERWISGTLTYIVPYMVSIHGQYIGRKERITKNGK; this comes from the coding sequence ATGAAGCATAGGAACATTATAGGAGGCTATCTATCTAGCTTATTTGATCGCCAATTAATGCCTACTGCCTTTAAAGTAGCGCTATTTATAGGATCTCTCCTATTCACGATCAATCATGGTTGGGCATTGTTAACTGGTCAGATGAGATCTGAACGTTGGATTTCTGGAACTTTGACTTACATAGTTCCTTATATGGTCAGTATTCATGGTCAATACATTGGTAGAAAAGAACGTATTACCAAAAATGGTAAGTAA
- a CDS encoding carotenoid oxygenase family protein encodes MVTTTISPYLDGNFAPVQEEITADELVVIGELPPDLSGIFVRNGPNPKFAPLGRHQWFDGDGMLHGVQINHGKASYRNRYVQTRALKMEIEAGRSLWKGPTEPPNFELPPNNLFGPFKNTANTALVWHAGKLLALWEGAEPYEIAVPNLETVGPCNYQGKLASRFTAHPKVDPETGEMMFYGYAVTSQPYLQYSIVSREGELTKTATIDIPAPVMMHDFAITEHYTIFMYLPLTFSMERIMRGESAYLFESDVPSRFGILPRHGDNSNIQWFEAPSCYIFHTVNAYEAGEEIVLIACRMSGTTSLDIPTKFSNDQDDKPRLYRWRFNLRTGAVYEEPLDDLASDFPSLNQQRLGRQSRYAYTAKMASGQRIAFSFDGLLKYDLTTNSSQVYELGSGRFGGEAVFVPRPNANTEDDGWLMTFVYDSTQQASELLVLNAQDLTTEPVARILIPQRVPYGFHGIWIPRFQSGE; translated from the coding sequence ATGGTCACAACAACAATCAGCCCTTATCTTGATGGCAATTTTGCTCCAGTTCAGGAAGAAATTACTGCTGATGAACTCGTAGTCATTGGTGAGTTACCACCTGATTTATCCGGGATATTTGTCCGCAATGGCCCAAATCCTAAGTTTGCTCCTCTTGGTCGTCATCAATGGTTTGATGGTGATGGGATGTTGCATGGAGTGCAAATCAATCATGGTAAAGCTTCCTATCGCAATCGTTACGTGCAAACTAGAGCTTTGAAAATGGAAATCGAAGCAGGGCGATCGCTATGGAAAGGACCAACAGAACCACCTAATTTTGAACTTCCCCCTAATAATCTATTTGGGCCTTTCAAAAATACTGCCAATACTGCCTTAGTTTGGCATGCTGGAAAACTTTTAGCTCTGTGGGAAGGAGCTGAACCTTACGAAATTGCAGTACCCAACTTAGAGACAGTCGGGCCATGTAACTATCAAGGTAAACTTGCATCTCGCTTTACAGCCCATCCCAAAGTTGATCCGGAAACAGGGGAGATGATGTTCTATGGCTATGCGGTGACTTCGCAACCATATCTGCAATATAGTATTGTGTCACGAGAGGGAGAATTAACAAAAACTGCAACTATTGATATACCAGCACCAGTGATGATGCATGACTTCGCCATCACTGAACACTACACTATTTTCATGTATCTGCCTCTGACTTTTAGCATGGAAAGAATCATGCGGGGAGAATCAGCATACTTATTCGAGTCAGATGTTCCTAGTCGCTTTGGTATTCTTCCCCGGCATGGAGATAACAGTAATATTCAATGGTTTGAGGCTCCTTCTTGCTACATTTTCCATACTGTTAATGCTTATGAGGCTGGAGAAGAAATTGTCCTCATTGCTTGTCGGATGAGTGGGACAACATCTCTTGACATCCCAACAAAATTTAGTAATGACCAGGATGATAAGCCAAGACTGTACCGTTGGCGATTCAATTTGCGTACAGGTGCGGTTTATGAAGAACCACTCGATGATCTAGCATCAGATTTTCCTAGTCTGAATCAGCAAAGATTGGGGCGACAAAGCCGATATGCTTACACAGCAAAAATGGCATCTGGGCAAAGGATAGCATTTAGCTTTGACGGATTGCTGAAATATGACTTGACAACCAACTCCTCACAGGTATATGAGTTGGGATCGGGTCGTTTTGGTGGAGAAGCTGTTTTTGTCCCTCGCCCCAATGCCAATACAGAGGATGATGGCTGGTTAATGACCTTTGTTTATGATTCAACACAACAAGCCTCTGAATTGCTAGTGTTGAATGCCCAAGATTTAACTACTGAACCTGTAGCTCGTATTCTCATCCCGCAACGAGTTCCCTACGGTTTTCACGGAATTTGGATTCCACGATTTCAATCAGGAGAATAA